The Chryseobacterium glaciei DNA window TCTCTACGGATATTATCTGCCTTAGTCTGAAGAATATCTTCTAAAGACTCTTTTTTTACAACAATGGTATCCTTTTTGGAAATAGTATCATTAACCACATTTTTAGGCAATTTTTCAGACGTTTGCTGTGCTAAAAAACTGTTAAAAATTAGGATAATTGAAATTTGTAATATATTTTTGAAGACGGTTTTGACCAATTTTTGTATATATTTATAATGTATATAATTCAGGCTCAAAATTAATATAATTTTTAAAACTGTAAGATGCACAAACAAAATTTTAAAATAATTTTATCATTTCTCCTAATACTGGTCTGTAATTTTATTTTTTCACAGAAGAAATTTACCCTCGTTTTAGATGCCGGACACGGGGGAAGTGACCATGGAGCCAATAGAAACTACGCGGACATCGGAAGAGTCGCGGAAAAGGATGTTACCCTAGCCGTTGTGTTAAAAATTGGTAATATGCTGGAGAAAAATAAGGACTTTAAAGTAATTTACACCCGTAAATATGATGAATATCCTTCTTTATCGGACAGAACCAACCTTGCAAACAGGAGCAAAGCAGATCTTTTTGTATCGGTACACTGTAATTCCGCACAAAGATCCGGAGCTTACGGAACCGAAACTTATGTACAAGGTCCAGATCAAAATGACACCAACTTAGAAGTTGCAAAAAGAGAGAATGACGTGATCTTTCTTGACGAAAAAGATAAACAGACGTTTGGTTCTTACGACGCAAGTTCTCCGGAATCATTAATTGCCCTAAAACTTCAGCAAAGCAAATATCTGGAGTCCAGTCTTCTTTTGGGCGGATTGGTAGAAGGAAATTTTGTTGAAAAAGATAAAAGATTCTCAAGAGGAGTTTTCCAAAAAAACTTACACGTTCTTCGTATGAATGCGATGCCTTCTGTTCTTATTGAGACAGGATTTATCAATCATCCGGAAGAAAGTCATTACCTGGCTTCAGAAAAAGGTCAGGATGAAATTGCCATGAGTATCTACAACGCCATCATCGATTATAAAAAAGCGGTTGACAGAAAATCAGGAGGAGCATACAGTTCAACCACAAAAAAACCTGAACCTGAAAAGCCAGCCGAGGTTGCATTAAAGAACGACTTCAGAATATTACTAATGAGTTCTCCTACCAAGTATAATGATAACGATCCTGCATTAAAAGGATTAAACTACATTCTTCCTATCAAAGAGAATGGACAGTACAAATACTATTACGGAGTTACTAACATGGCATCAGTGAAAGATATTAACCTTAGAACAGCCAAAGATGCAGGATTTAGAAATGCATTTGCAGTTGGATTTATGCCTAATCAAAAATTAAGCACTGGATATTACACGATCGAGGTCTTTGTAGGCGAGAAATTAAATGGCAATTCATTCATCATTCAAACCCTGAAAGATGTTGAAAGAAACAAAGAAGACGGTACTTTCTACTATACTTACGGAAAATTGTTCACTTTAGAGGACGCTGTGAAACTTCAGAAAGAGATTGAAGCTAAAGGAGTTAAAAATACGGTCATTCAAAAAGTTTATAAATAGTAAAAAATAATTTTGAAGTTTAAAAGTTAATTTCTACTTTTGCAACCTCAAAATTTGGTCTATTCGTCTAGTGGTTAGGACTCAAGGTTTTCATCCTTGCAACAGGAGTTCGATTCTCCTATAGACTACAGAAAAAAGTATTCTGGTAAGCAAAAATGAGAGGAAATTGAAAAATTTTATTTAATTTTGCAACCGCATTTATTCTTAATGAGAGAAAATAGGTGAAAAACATTAAATCCCTAATGTTCTATGATCCCGAATTAAGAAAAAGCAAAATGATG harbors:
- a CDS encoding N-acetylmuramoyl-L-alanine amidase family protein encodes the protein MHKQNFKIILSFLLILVCNFIFSQKKFTLVLDAGHGGSDHGANRNYADIGRVAEKDVTLAVVLKIGNMLEKNKDFKVIYTRKYDEYPSLSDRTNLANRSKADLFVSVHCNSAQRSGAYGTETYVQGPDQNDTNLEVAKRENDVIFLDEKDKQTFGSYDASSPESLIALKLQQSKYLESSLLLGGLVEGNFVEKDKRFSRGVFQKNLHVLRMNAMPSVLIETGFINHPEESHYLASEKGQDEIAMSIYNAIIDYKKAVDRKSGGAYSSTTKKPEPEKPAEVALKNDFRILLMSSPTKYNDNDPALKGLNYILPIKENGQYKYYYGVTNMASVKDINLRTAKDAGFRNAFAVGFMPNQKLSTGYYTIEVFVGEKLNGNSFIIQTLKDVERNKEDGTFYYTYGKLFTLEDAVKLQKEIEAKGVKNTVIQKVYK